One region of Sulfuriroseicoccus oceanibius genomic DNA includes:
- the nrdR gene encoding transcriptional regulator NrdR, whose amino-acid sequence MRCIRCGCVDDKVIDSRMSKDGSAIRRRRECVKCAHRFTTYETLEQSTLAVVKRDGRREDFKRDKLSRGVIKACEKRPVPMDVIDRAVEDIILELQSDNVREVPAATIGNKVMTALREIDPVAYVRYASVYRQFQDVGEFINEIESMERTIRRKSEQPDLFK is encoded by the coding sequence ATGCGTTGTATTCGTTGCGGTTGTGTAGATGACAAGGTAATCGACTCCCGGATGTCCAAGGACGGGAGCGCGATCAGGCGCCGGCGTGAATGCGTCAAGTGCGCTCACCGCTTCACCACTTACGAGACTCTCGAGCAATCGACATTGGCCGTGGTCAAGCGCGACGGCCGCCGCGAGGACTTCAAACGTGACAAACTTTCCCGCGGCGTGATCAAAGCCTGCGAGAAACGCCCCGTGCCCATGGATGTCATCGACCGCGCGGTCGAAGACATTATCCTCGAGCTCCAGTCCGACAACGTTCGCGAAGTCCCAGCCGCCACCATCGGCAACAAGGTGATGACCGCTCTGCGCGAGATCGACCCGGTCGCCTACGTCCGCTACGCCTCGGTCTACCGTCAGTTCCAAGACGTCGGCGAGTTCATCAACGAAATCGAAAGCATGGAGCGCACCATCCGCCGCAAGTCGGAACAACCGGATCTCTTCAAGTAA
- a CDS encoding site-2 protease family protein, translating into MIEFRLFGFPIRVQPWFWLTMAFLGGALDARGPAAWSGVILFVAAGFASILIHELGHALAARRFKCNNVSITLVALGGLASFNPPATGLSRPQNIGISAAGPLLQLVAGGLAVVAMLYLPSTHRALLVLEPFALVSIFWGLMNLCLPIFPLDGGQILHGILGPKRVRITLWVGIACCVALAIFTVSRYGFSIWNLMLLGLLASQNISMLKEVNHFRRHQGQ; encoded by the coding sequence ATGATTGAATTCCGCCTCTTTGGCTTCCCCATCCGCGTGCAACCATGGTTCTGGCTGACCATGGCATTTCTCGGTGGCGCGCTCGACGCCCGTGGCCCGGCCGCCTGGTCCGGCGTCATTCTCTTTGTCGCCGCCGGCTTCGCCTCGATTCTCATCCACGAACTCGGTCACGCGCTGGCCGCCCGTCGCTTTAAGTGCAACAACGTATCGATCACACTCGTTGCCCTCGGCGGACTGGCTAGTTTCAACCCACCCGCAACCGGCCTCAGCCGACCGCAAAACATCGGCATCTCGGCGGCCGGACCATTGCTGCAACTCGTGGCAGGCGGACTAGCCGTGGTGGCCATGCTCTACCTACCGTCCACCCACCGAGCACTACTGGTTCTTGAGCCGTTCGCTCTGGTCAGCATTTTCTGGGGACTAATGAACCTCTGCCTCCCAATCTTCCCGCTCGATGGCGGGCAGATCCTCCACGGCATCCTCGGACCAAAACGCGTCCGCATCACCCTCTGGGTTGGCATTGCCTGCTGCGTCGCCTTGGCGATCTTCACCGTAAGCCGCTATGGCTTCAGCATCTGGAACCTGATGCTCCTCGGCCTCCTCGCCTCCCAAAACATCAGCATGCTCAAAGAGGTGAACCACTTCCGCCGCCACCAGGGCCAGTAG